From the Fusarium musae strain F31 chromosome 11, whole genome shotgun sequence genome, one window contains:
- a CDS encoding hypothetical protein (antiSMASH:Cluster_11.4~EggNog:ENOG41) → MSVSKSEPILIVGGGAFGLSTVVHLLRAGYKDITVLDKDEEIPSRWSAANDLNKIVRAEYEDPLYQDLTVKAIEAWQTPLFAPHFHQVGFLHCVSGKAPKEALDTLNRFRAAAERDPRMGSHLSPLDSQKDIADAVWQYKDSAFPGWNGYFNRFDGYAHSGNALKSIFLATRAQGVKYILGTAGSVSEIVYEKTSSGRKAKGVKTTGGLFYPSNLVIVSVGAAGAKLIPEIGKQLVAKSWSVAHLHLTDDETSALRGIPVTYARDLGFFFEPDPKTNLLKLCPMGGGFINTDPKTGISHAPTDLKQSAFLPEGDEKQLRELVRQTLPQFTERPFVKKTLCWFADTADSDFIIDYVPNTSSSVLFLSGDSGHGFKFFPIFGGFVKDLLQSEKGEQPEARWRWKNPKTDEGEGDWGGAVSWRLGNSTELVDIQPVGQTKL, encoded by the exons ATGAGCGTCTCCAAATCTGAACCGATCCTCATTGTTGGAGGCGGTGCTTTCGGTCTCTCAACAGTCGTGCACCTTCTCAGAGCTGGCTACAAGGACATTACCGTTCTCgacaaagatgaagagattccCTCTCGATGGTCTGCTGCGAATGACCTGAACAAGATTGTGCGCGCAGAATACGAAGACCCTCTATACCAAGACCTCACAGTG AAAGCTATTGAGGCCTGGCAGACTCCCCTGTTCGCTCCCCATTTCCACCAAGTAGGCTTTCTGCACTGTGTTTCCGGCAAAGCACCCAAAGAAGCGCTCGACACGCTCAATCGATTCCgcgctgctgctgagcgAGATCCTCGCATGGGATCTCATCTTTCGCCACTTGATAGCCAGAAGGATATTGCAGATGCTGTTTGGCAGTACAAGGATAGCGCGTTTCCTGGGTGGAATGGGTACTTTAATAGGTTTGATGGGTACGCGCACTCAGGAAACGCGTTGAAGTCCATTTTTCTGGCGACGCGGGCTCAAGGTGTGAAGTACATCCTTGGTACTGCAGGTTCTGTATCTGAGATCGTCTACGAGAAGACTTCGTCTGGTCGTAAAGCAAAGGGCGTTAAAACCACGGGCGGCTTATTTTACCCTTCTAATCTGGTCATCGTCTCCGTCGGCGCAGCTGGTGCTAAGCTCATACCAGAGATTGGCAAACAGCTCGTCGCAAAGTCGTGGTCCGtcgctcatcttcatctgacCGATGATGAAACATCTGCTCTTCGCGGTATTCCAGTGACATACGCGCGTGATCTTGGTTTCTTCTTCGAGCCCGATCCCAAAACCAATCTCCTCAAGCTATGTCCCATGGGCGgtggcttcatcaacactGATCCCAAGACAGGAATATCTCATGCACCTACAGACTTGAAGCAAAGTGCTTTCCTACCCGAGGGCGACGAGAAGCAACTTCGTGAGCTTGTTCGCCAAACGCTTCCTCAGTTCACTGAAAGGCCGTTCGTGAAGAAGACACTTTGTTGGTTCGCTGATACAGCCGACTCGGACTTTATCATCGACTATGTACCCAACACATCTTCGTCGGTACTATTCTTGTCTGGAGACAGTGGACACGGGTTCAAGTTCTTTCCTATCTTTGGCGGATTTGTGAAGGATCTGTTGCAGTCGGAGAAGGGGGAGCAACCTGAGGCGAGATGGAGGTGGAAGAACCCCAAGACAGATGAAGGGGAGGGCGATTGGGGAGGTGCTGTGAGCTGGAGACTTGGTAACTCGACAGAACTTGTGGATATACAGCCTGTTGGCCAGACTAAGCTTTAA
- a CDS encoding hypothetical protein (EggNog:ENOG41), which translates to MASSVRALTSKGRLTPLCRVRASTPALSLQKRGNATIVPFRLPAARNEPNPTYTKNSPERAKVEAALKKLRSQLPLKSEIIFNGVSQKIHANEDQVLPAEHATTFTNYPLASKEQVSAAIESALKAKKDWQNTPFVDRAAIFQRAAELATTKYRYELIASTMLGQGKNVWQGEIDAAAELADFFRLAGHYAAEIMSKQPERGTDGIWTRIDYRPLEGFIYAVSPFNFSAIGGNLIAPAILGNVVLWKPSQYNIHPSTIIYKILQEAGLPKDVIQFVPGDAAEITETVLAHREFAGLNFVGSSEVFRSIYGKIGQGIAEKRYRDFPRVVGETSGKNFHLVHPSADINNVVNHTIRGAFEYQGQKCSATSRAYIPESKAKEFFSLMQQKMKDITQGSPDKDFEAFMGPVIHGRSFEKIKKIIDESNKDPQVKLIAGGKYDGSVGYFVKPTVYQVDSPDHRLFNEEIFGPVLAVYVYKDSDFTPMLKNIDENGGGLALTGAVFAQDRAALREAEDALRYSAGNFYLNCKTTAALIGQQSFGGARSSGTNDRAGSPDMLRRFVSPRLVKEEFFELEEFLYPSNTQ; encoded by the exons atggcttcttctGTTCGTGCTTTGACGTCAAAGGGTCGTTTGACTCCTCTCTGTCGCGTTCGCGCTTCTACACCTGCGCTTTCACTGCAGAAGCGAGGCAATGCTACGATTGTGCCTTTCAGACTCCCCGCTGCTCGCAATGAGCCCAAC CCCACATACACAAAGAACTCACCTGAGCGCGCAAAGGTAGAAGCAGCCCTCAAGAAACTCCGCTCTCAACTCCCCCTAAAGAGCGAAATCATCTTCAACGGCGTATCCCAAAAGATCCACGCCAACGAAGACCAAGTCCTCCCTGCAGAACACGCCACAACATTCACAAACTACCCCCTCGCTTCAAAGGAGCAAGTCAGCGCTGCTATCGAGTCTGCCCTCAAGGCGAAGAAGGACTGGCAAAACACACCGTTTGTCGACCGTGCTGCTATTTTCCAGCGCGCTGCGGAACTTGCTACTACAAAGTATCGATATGAGCTTATTGCTTCGACGATGTTGGGGCAGGGAAAGAATGTCTGGCAGGGTGAGATTGATGCTGCGGCTGAGTTGGCGGATTTCTTCCGTCTGGCTGGCCATTATGCTGCGGAGATTATGAGCAAGCAGCCTGAGCGTGGAACGGATGGTATTTGGACGCGCATCGACTACCGTCCTCTCGAGGGATTCATCTACGCTGTTTCGCCATTCAACTTCTCCGCCATCGGTGGAAATTTGATCGCTCCCGCTATTCTCGGTAACGTTGTCCTCTGGAAGCCCTCGCAGTACAACATCCACCCCAGCACCATCATCTACAAGATCCTCCAGGAGGCCGGTCTTCCTAAGGATGTTATCCAATTCGTCCCTGGTGACGCTGCCGAGATCACCGAGACTGTCCTTGCGCATCGCGAATTCGCTGGTCTCAACTTTGTCGGTTCTTCAGAGGTTTTCCGCTCGATCTATGGAAAGATTGGTCAGGGTATTGCTGAGAAGCGTTACCGCGATTTCCCTCGTGTTGTTGGCGAGACCTCTGGAAAGAACTTCCATCTTGTGCATCCCTCtgccgacatcaacaacgTTGTCAACCACACTATCCGAGGTGCCTTTGAGTATCAAGGCCAGAAGTGCTCCGCTACGTCTCGCGCCTACATCCCCGAGTCAAAGGCGAAGGAGTTCTTCTCTCTCATGcagcagaagatgaaggacatTACTCAAGGTAGCCCCGATAAGGATTTCGAGGCTTTCATGGGTCCTGTGATTCACGGCCGATcttttgagaagatcaagaagatcattgaCGAGAGCAACAAGGATCCCCAGGTCAAGCTGATTGCTGGTGGAAAGTACGATGGTTCCGTTGGATACTTCGTCAAGCCTACTGTTTACCAGGTTGACTCGCCTGATCACCGACTCTTCAACGAGGAGATCTTTGGTCCTGTTCTTGCTGTCTACGTCTACAAGGACTCTGACTTTACTCCTATGCTCAAGAACATTGATGAGAACGGCGGTGGTCTTGCCTTGACTGGTGCTGTCTTTGCTCAAGACCGTGCTGCCCTACGTGAAGCTGAGGATGCTCTCCGTTACTCTGCCGGTAACTTCTACCTCA ACTGCAAGACAACTGCTGCTCTCATTGGCCAACAGTCGTTCGGTGGTGCTCGAAGCTCTGGTACTAACGACCGAGCTGGTAGCCCTGACATGCTTCGACGATTTGTGTCTCCTCGCCTTGTCAAGGAGGAGTTCTTTGAGCTGGAGGAGTTTTTATATCCTTCCAACACCCAATAG
- a CDS encoding hypothetical protein (EggNog:ENOG41), protein MAGLSNATLTILGTGNITKPIVKNLLPAIKAGKTDLPFTKIIACVRSEGSESKLNDQFSEYSNILTVSRGDNVKAVQNGDVIVLGVDPADIADVLIQDGIRDALSGKLLISVAAGWTKEKLESTLYGSETTKENASGRAWVIRTLPNIACMVSEGLIAIEKSPTEPQVPAELMDLTKNLFNTIGRTTEVAPRLMNATTAVGGSTPAMWAIICDAFIDASVAVGVPRATAQTMIYQSMRGSAAMLQSGLQPGDLRDQGTSPEGCTIGGIMVLEEAGVRGHLGRALREAVTLARLMETTTHVNDTRPTS, encoded by the exons ATGGCTGGTCTGAGCAATGCCACACTCACCATTTTGGGAACAG GAAACATCACAAAGCCCATTGTGAAGAATCTGCTTCCTGCTATCAAGGCCGGCAAGACAGATCTGCCTTTCACAAAGATTATCGCTTGCGTGCGATCAGAAGGTTCAGAGTCCAAGCTTAATGACCAGTTCTCGGAGTACAGCAACATTTTGACTGTATCTCGTGGCGACAATGTCAAAGCTGTTCAGAACGGCGACGTAATCGTCTTGGGCGTTGATCCAGCTGATATTGCTGATGTTCTCATCCAAGACGGTATTCGCGATGCGTTATCAGGCAAACTTCTTATCAGTGTAGCCGCTGGCTGGACAAAGGAGAAACTCGAATCTACACTCTATGGCAGCGAGACAACCAAAGAGAATGCCTCCGGCAGGGCCTGGGTAATTCGAACTCTGCCCAATATCGCATGCATGGTCTCAGAGGGTCTTATCGCCATTGAGAAATCACCTACCGAGCCTCAAGTCCCAGCAGAGCTTATGGATCTCACCAAGaacctcttcaacaccatcggcAGAACTACCGAAGTCGCTCCACGCCTTATGAACGCCACTACCGCCGTTGGAGGCTCTACTCCAGCAATGTGGGCTATCATCTGCGACGCCTTCATCGACGCGTCTGTGGCCGTTGGTGTACCCAGGGCTACTGCACAGACTATGATCTACCAGTCCATGAGGGGTTCAGCTGCAATGCTTCAGAGTGGACTGCAGCCGGGTGATTTGAGAGATCAGGGGACTTCGCCTGAGGGCTGCACCATCGGAGGAATCATGGTTCTAGAAGAAGCGGGAGTCAGGGGCCATCTTGGACGTGCACTACGGGAAGCGGTTACTCTGGCAAGGCTGATGGAGACTACGACTCATGTCAATGATACACGCCCGACTTCATAG
- a CDS encoding hypothetical protein (EggNog:ENOG41): MTILSTTTRSRAAQGLTLTLRPTSRVRRDSLIALVRYSSTNAAAALEATRTNTPVAKGAESPLSELPPLVLYRSLLINSISSRPWLLIPSLHLLQKLSNPANPYIFNVDRNPLLRGLLKHTFYKQFCAGETGAETQSTMKSLQDMGFKGTILTFAKETVFDAKTGKDQGFGIEASSSTESQWCDNIEAWREGTVKTVDLLREGDQLAVKMTGAGPGVCDAFANGTELPKQFVDACNEIAQKCKDRGAYILIDAESQHYQWGIFRLGMELQQKFNTDGKVVLYNSYQAYLKSTHDTLAKHLQAALDKGFTLGIKVVRGAYMASDPRSLIHDTKQDTDDSYNQIAQGVLRQEFRSFGTTKPFPSAQLLLASHNKESLVKAQETHQQRTKAGLPTVPVKFAQLHGMSDEVSFGLLKLKDDAGVAPEVYKCTTWGTLPECMAYLTRRAIENRDAAARTLDEYSALKSELWRRLAFWR, from the exons ATGACAATACTCTCAACTACTACTCGCTCACGCGCCGCTCAAGGCCTCACCCTCACACTCCGCCCTACCTCTCGAGTGCGGCGCGATAGCCTCATCGCGCTCGTTCGCTACTCCTCCACCAACGCCGCCGCCGCGCTTGAGGCGACTCGCACAAACACACCCGTCGCCAAAGGCGCAGAATCACCACTTTCAGAACTTCCTCCCTTGGTTCTCTACCGCTCTCTCCTGATCAATTCCATATCATCAAGACCATGGCTCCTCATTCCCTCGCTGCATCTCCTTCAGAAGCTCTCCAACCCTGCAAACCCATATATCTTCAATGTTGATCGCAACCCGCTGCTGCGAGGCTTGCTGAAGCATACGTTCTACAAGCAGTTTTGCGCTGGTGAGACGGGCGCTGAGACGCAGAGTACTATGAAGTCATTGCAGGATATGGGATTCAAGGGAACGATTCTCACATTTGCGAAGGAGACTGTCTTTGATGCCAAGACTGGTAAAGATCAGGGCTTTGGTATCGAAGCCTCGAGCTCGACTGAGTCTCAGTGGTGCGATAACATTGAGGCTTGGAGGGAGGGAACTGTCAAAACTGTCGATCTGCTTCGCGAGGGTGATCAATTGGCCGTCAA AATGACAGGCGCTGGACCTGGAGTCTGCGACGCTTTCGCCAACGGCACCGAACTCCCCAAGCAATTCGTCGACGCTTGCAACGAGATCGCCCAAAAGTGCAAAGACCGCGGCGCATACATTCTCATCGACGCTGAATCGCAGCACTACCAATGGGGCATTTTCCGTCTCGGCATGGAACTCCAGCAAAAGTTCAATACCGACGGCAAGGTCGTTCTCTACAATTCCTACCAAGCTTATCTTAAGAGCACCCACGACACTCTGGCTAAGCACCTCCAAGCCGCCCTGGACAAGGGCTTCACACTCGGCATCAAGGTCGTTCGCGGCGCATACATGGCCTCTGATCCCCGCTCTCTAATCCACGACACAAAGCAAGACACGGACGACTCGTACAACCAAATCGCTCAGGGCGTTCTGCGTCAAGAATTCCGCTCCTTCGGCACAACCAAGCCCTTCCCCTCCGCACAGCTCCTCCTGGCAAGCCACAACAAGGAGTCGCTGGTCAAGGCTCAGGAAACGCACCAGCAGCGCACAAAGGCGGGTCTTCCGACTGTGCCGGTCAAGTTCGCACAGTTGCATGGCATGTCGGACGAGGTTAGCTTCGGGCTGCTCAAGCTAAAGGATGATGCGGGGGTGGCTCCCGAGGTTTATAAGTGCACTACGTGGGGTACACTCCCAGAGTGCATGGCTTATCTGACGAGGAGGGCTATTGAGAATAGGGATGCTGCCGCGAGGACGCTGGATGAGTATTCGGCGTTGAAGAGTGAGCTTTGGAGACGGTTGGCTTTCTGGCGATAG
- a CDS encoding hypothetical protein (EggNog:ENOG41) → MSAQQHSAFGAAEYIPPDPIFEVTKRFNADQNPQKVNLGQGTYRDENAKPWVLPSVREAEKLIGNAGHEYLPIEGLQSFRDEAAKLLFHDTSALKENRIATCQSISGTGSLLLAGLVLRKANSGIESIIITDPTWSNHDLLFKEIGFSVVKVPYYKDRSFDFEGYISALKKADKHSAVVLHACAHNPTGCDPTRDQWKEIAAVIKENGIFPIIDSAYLGFNSGNYDEDAWTIKYIIEDLGLEAAICMSFAKNMGLYGERVGLTAIVTKSEGAKRTVFSLLQNAQRQTVSNPPVYGARIAATVLGNSELLKQWHQDLVTMSSRIKSMRKKLYDELVRLGTPGDWSHIVNQTGMFGYTGISKPQIERLEEEYHIYMANTSRISLAGLNDHNVEYVAKSLDEVVRNVQ, encoded by the exons ATGTCTGCTCAACAGCACTCAGCCTTTGGCGCAGCGGAATACATCCCGCCCGACCCCATCTTTGAAGTGACCAAGCGTTTTAACGCAGACCAAAATCCTCAGAAGGTGAACCTTGGACAAGGCACATATCGTGATGAGAATGCTAAGCCCTGGGTTCTCCCATCGGTGAgggaggctgagaagctgaTTGGTAATGCTGGTCATGAGTATTTGCCTATTGAAGGGTTGCAGAGCTTCCGAGATGAGGCGGCCAAGTTGTTGTTCCATGACACGTCCGCCCTAAAAGAGAACAGA ATTGCCACTTGTCAATCCATTTCCGGAACTGGATCTCTCCTCCTAGCCGGTCTTGTTCTTCGCAAGGCCAACTCAGGCATTgagagcatcatcatcacagatCCAACCTGGTCAAACCACGATCTTCTGTTCAAAGAGATCGGGTTCAGCGTAGTAAAAGTACCATACTACAAAGATCGAagctttgactttgaagGTTATATCAGCGCTCTGAAGAAAGCCGATAAGCATTCTGCTGTTGTTCTCCATGCATGCGCTCATAACCCAACTGGCTGCGATCCAACTCGCGATCAATGGAAAGAAATCGCAGCTGTGATCAAGGAAAATGGAATCTTTCCAATTATAGATTCAGCATATCTTGGATTCAACTCGGGTAATTACGATGAAGATGCATGGACGATCAAGTACATCATCGAAGATCTCGGTCTTGAAGCCGCGATATGCATGTCTTTCGCTAAGAACATGGGTCTCTACGGAGAAAGAGTTGGACTTACAGCAATCGTGACAAAGTCCGAAGGCGCTAAGCGGACGGTGTTTTCGCTGCTTCAGAATGCTCAGCGACAGACTGTCTCGAATCCTCCGGTCTACGGAGCTAGAATCGCAGCTACTGTTCTTGGAAACTCTGAGCTTTTGAAACAGTGGCACCAGGACCTTGTTACCATGTCCTCAAGAATCAAATCtatgaggaagaagttgtaTGACGAGCTTGTGCGGCTAGGGACCCCAGGAGACTGGTCGCATATTGTTAACCAGACTGGCATGTTCGGGTACACTGGCATCAGCAAACCTCAGATTGAACGTTTGGAAG AGGAATATCACATCTACATGGCGAATACGTCAAGGATAAGTCTTGCAGGACTGAATGATCACAACGTTGAGTATGTGGCAAAATCACTAGATGAGGTAGTTCGAAATGTGCAGTGA